In Rhodococcus rhodochrous, a single genomic region encodes these proteins:
- a CDS encoding type IV toxin-antitoxin system AbiEi family antitoxin domain-containing protein — MEPILRGDALTTGLSDAEIRRALRNGELERLEPGVYIADASLDDLDRYRMRVRSVGARLSDDTVISHESAAVLHGLALWKPDLARVHVTRDRSAGGRRTASRHLHVAPLPTCDRSEVDGVPCTSMARTVVDLACTLDFDAAVIAGDSAGSREPEFAEALTRCLAESGPRTGIAAARRVAAFVDGRSESPGESLSRVRMQEVGMPSPILQQEIRTPGGLFVGRADFYWEDEGVVGEFDGMGKYDDGGIEAVRREKRREDALRDLGFEVVRWTWPELFRFDVVRARFDRAVARARR, encoded by the coding sequence ATGGAGCCCATCCTGCGCGGCGACGCCCTGACGACCGGCCTCAGCGACGCCGAGATCCGCCGAGCACTGCGCAACGGTGAACTCGAACGACTCGAACCCGGGGTGTACATCGCCGACGCATCCCTCGACGACCTCGACCGCTACCGCATGCGCGTCCGGTCCGTCGGTGCGCGTCTGTCCGACGACACCGTGATCAGCCACGAGTCCGCCGCTGTCCTTCACGGACTCGCCTTGTGGAAGCCGGACCTGGCACGAGTGCACGTGACCCGCGACAGGTCGGCCGGTGGACGCAGGACTGCGAGTCGCCACCTGCACGTCGCGCCATTACCCACCTGCGACCGGTCGGAGGTGGACGGCGTTCCCTGCACCTCGATGGCCCGAACGGTCGTGGACCTCGCCTGCACGCTCGACTTCGACGCGGCCGTGATAGCCGGCGACTCCGCCGGGTCCCGTGAGCCGGAGTTCGCGGAAGCGCTCACTCGTTGCCTGGCCGAGTCGGGCCCTCGTACGGGCATCGCCGCGGCACGGCGGGTGGCAGCGTTCGTCGACGGTCGCAGTGAGAGTCCCGGCGAATCGCTCAGCCGGGTGCGTATGCAGGAGGTCGGCATGCCGTCACCGATCCTGCAGCAGGAGATCAGAACCCCCGGTGGGCTCTTCGTCGGGCGAGCCGATTTCTACTGGGAGGACGAAGGCGTCGTCGGTGAATTCGACGGCATGGGCAAGTACGACGACGGCGGGATCGAAGCGGTCCGTCGGGAGAAGCGACGCGAGGACGCACTGCGCGATCTCGGCTTCGAGGTGGTGCGCTGGACGTGGCCGGAACTGTTCCGGTTCGACGTGGTCCGCGCCCGTTTCGATCGGGCCGTCGCCCGCGCCCGGAGATAA
- the urtB gene encoding urea ABC transporter permease subunit UrtB yields the protein MDVLVGQLFTGLSIGSILLLAALGLSLTFGQMGVINMAHGEFIMAGSYTAFVVQQVISSAGVSLFVSLLVGFLVGGVMGVILEVTLIRRMYHRPLDTLLVTFGVGLLLQQAARDIFGAPAVNVIAPSWLSGGVEIFGAVVPKTRLFILALAVVCVVALIASMKYTPMGRRIRAVVQNRDLAETVGISSRRTDITTFFLGSGLAGLAGVALTLIGSTSPTIGQSYLIDAFLVVVIGGLGRIEGAVLAAVALGLLNSFIEYSTTASIAKVIVFVLIVIFLQVRPQGLFAVKTRSLV from the coding sequence ATGGATGTCCTTGTAGGACAGCTCTTCACAGGATTGAGTATCGGATCGATCCTGTTGCTGGCAGCACTGGGGCTGTCGCTGACGTTCGGCCAGATGGGCGTGATCAACATGGCCCACGGCGAATTCATCATGGCCGGCAGCTACACCGCGTTCGTCGTGCAGCAGGTGATCTCGTCGGCCGGGGTGTCCCTGTTCGTCTCCCTCCTCGTCGGCTTCCTGGTGGGCGGCGTGATGGGCGTGATCCTCGAGGTCACCCTCATCCGCCGCATGTACCACCGCCCGCTCGACACCCTGCTGGTCACCTTCGGTGTGGGCCTGCTGTTGCAGCAGGCCGCCCGCGACATCTTCGGCGCCCCCGCCGTCAACGTCATCGCACCGTCCTGGCTCTCCGGCGGCGTGGAGATCTTCGGGGCCGTCGTCCCGAAGACCCGCCTGTTCATCCTCGCCCTCGCTGTGGTGTGCGTGGTCGCCCTGATCGCATCGATGAAGTACACGCCGATGGGACGACGGATCCGGGCCGTGGTGCAGAACCGCGATCTCGCCGAGACGGTGGGCATCTCGTCGCGCCGCACCGACATCACCACCTTCTTCCTCGGCTCCGGTCTCGCCGGCCTCGCCGGGGTGGCCCTGACACTCATCGGCTCGACCAGCCCGACCATCGGCCAGTCGTACCTCATCGACGCCTTCCTCGTCGTCGTCATCGGCGGCCTCGGCCGCATCGAGGGCGCGGTGCTCGCGGCCGTCGCACTGGGCCTGCTCAATTCGTTCATCGAGTACTCCACGACCGCGTCGATCGCGAAGGTCATCGTGTTCGTGCTCATCGTGATCTTCCTGCAGGTCCGCCCGCAGGGCCTGTTCGCCGTCAAGACGAGGAGCCTGGTCTGA
- a CDS encoding DDE-type integrase/transposase/recombinase: MARAQSVVLTDIVTELTEAGMSVTRGCALVGIARSSYYRRAHHYRHYRPVTDPIPQRQRQQPAALSPAEKATIVALILAEENADQSVCQIYWRSFDDGLVDCSEVTFYRVARAEKLTGDRRRSRTGGPSTPRCAPVVEAIDVGDLWSWDITTLKGPRTQDQFRLYLAIDVYSRFPVAWRIEYHEDKAKAVEMFTEAFTAFGAPGVLHADNGASMRSGLLLDALAAAGVVSSFSRPRVSDDNPFSESLFKTIKYDLTCPDRFDDIDHARRWTEDFMNRYALEHRHAGLGRYTPVSVFLGSAAEEHRRRQERLNRIHEKYPHRFRRRPAAPALPQPTGINTPDLSQTG; this comes from the coding sequence GTGGCTCGAGCGCAAAGCGTTGTCCTGACCGACATCGTCACCGAACTGACCGAGGCGGGAATGTCGGTCACCCGGGGATGTGCGCTCGTGGGGATCGCCCGGTCGAGCTATTACCGGCGGGCCCACCACTACCGGCACTATCGGCCGGTCACCGATCCGATCCCGCAGCGACAGCGGCAGCAACCAGCGGCACTGTCGCCGGCCGAGAAGGCCACCATCGTCGCGTTGATCCTCGCCGAGGAGAACGCGGATCAGTCTGTGTGTCAAATCTATTGGCGTTCGTTCGATGACGGATTGGTGGACTGCTCGGAGGTCACGTTCTATCGGGTGGCCCGGGCCGAGAAGCTCACCGGGGACCGGCGTCGCAGCCGCACCGGAGGACCGTCGACGCCCCGCTGCGCACCGGTCGTCGAGGCCATCGACGTCGGGGACCTGTGGTCGTGGGACATCACGACACTCAAGGGGCCCCGCACGCAGGACCAGTTTCGGTTGTATCTGGCAATCGATGTGTACTCACGGTTTCCGGTGGCGTGGCGCATCGAATACCACGAGGACAAGGCCAAGGCGGTAGAGATGTTCACCGAAGCGTTCACCGCGTTCGGGGCGCCGGGGGTGTTGCATGCCGACAACGGGGCATCGATGCGGTCGGGGTTGTTGCTCGATGCCCTCGCCGCGGCGGGGGTCGTGTCGTCGTTCTCCCGTCCGCGGGTCAGTGACGACAATCCCTTCTCGGAGTCATTGTTCAAGACCATCAAGTACGACCTGACATGTCCGGATCGGTTCGATGATATCGATCATGCTCGGCGGTGGACCGAAGACTTCATGAACCGGTATGCGCTCGAGCACCGGCACGCAGGGCTGGGGCGGTACACGCCGGTGTCGGTGTTCCTCGGCAGTGCCGCCGAGGAACACCGACGTCGGCAGGAGCGTCTCAACCGGATCCACGAAAAGTATCCGCATCGGTTCCGGCGTCGACCGGCAGCGCCGGCGTTACCGCAACCGACGGGAATCAACACACCTGATCTGTCTCAGACAGGTTGA
- a CDS encoding PPOX class F420-dependent oxidoreductase, producing the protein MARTPDSIGAKALEFLSEYHLATLTTLRKDGSPHVVAVGFTWDGEAGLARVITFEGSQKTLNVERGGYAVVSQVDGGRWLTLEGPARVTREPADVREGERRYAARYREPRPNPRRVVIEIAVERVMGSVLDPA; encoded by the coding sequence ATGGCACGCACCCCCGACTCGATAGGCGCGAAGGCACTCGAGTTCCTGTCCGAGTACCACCTCGCGACGCTCACGACCCTCCGCAAGGACGGCTCGCCGCACGTCGTCGCCGTCGGGTTCACGTGGGACGGCGAGGCGGGCCTCGCCCGCGTCATCACCTTCGAGGGCTCCCAGAAGACCCTCAACGTCGAGCGCGGGGGGTATGCGGTGGTGAGCCAGGTCGACGGTGGTCGCTGGCTCACCCTCGAGGGCCCGGCCCGCGTGACGCGCGAGCCGGCCGACGTCCGCGAGGGCGAGCGTCGCTACGCCGCCCGCTACCGCGAACCCCGCCCCAACCCCCGCCGCGTCGTCATCGAGATCGCCGTCGAGCGCGTGATGGGCTCGGTCCTCGACCCCGCCTGA
- a CDS encoding globin domain-containing protein, which translates to MVGAEIGTISRVFYNRLFRAVPSLRDTFNRTNQANGAQQRALADSVAAFASLLVTHAPTDIDPIMERIAAKHASLGVQAAHYGIVRTHLFAAIAEVLGDAVTPQVAVAWHEVYTLMANSLVEQETELYRRAGVAPGDIWRRVVVTEHEYDGAHAATFHLRSVDGRPLPAFLPGQYISVRVALPDGSEQIRQYTVFPGRTSGEWAVTVKRVPGGLVSPVLCDGLRVGDHLLVSPPFGSVVVDRGSEPLLLVSAGVGVTMTIAALRDIQSRGDGRSVDVVHVDRTPYEQPHRTELAILVDSLPDARLHVRYTEYDEIRGDGRTPLSGLTIPGDARTYVCGPIPFMRAIRSDLVASGVPPGSIHFEAFAPGSWFGLEAPPISVD; encoded by the coding sequence GTGGTCGGCGCCGAGATCGGCACGATCTCACGTGTCTTCTACAACCGGCTCTTCCGGGCCGTCCCGTCCCTGCGGGACACCTTCAACCGCACCAACCAGGCCAACGGGGCCCAGCAACGTGCGCTCGCCGACTCGGTCGCCGCTTTCGCATCACTGCTGGTCACCCACGCACCGACCGACATCGACCCGATCATGGAGCGGATCGCCGCCAAACATGCGTCCCTCGGTGTACAGGCCGCGCACTACGGGATCGTGCGGACCCACCTGTTCGCCGCGATCGCCGAGGTGCTCGGCGACGCCGTCACACCGCAGGTCGCCGTGGCCTGGCACGAGGTGTACACGCTGATGGCGAACTCGCTCGTCGAGCAGGAGACGGAGTTGTACCGGCGGGCCGGTGTGGCCCCCGGTGACATCTGGCGTCGGGTGGTCGTCACCGAACACGAGTACGACGGCGCGCACGCGGCCACCTTCCACCTCCGCTCCGTCGACGGTCGGCCGCTGCCGGCCTTCCTTCCCGGCCAGTACATCTCGGTGCGGGTCGCGCTGCCCGACGGCTCCGAGCAGATCCGCCAGTACACCGTCTTCCCGGGCAGGACGAGCGGCGAGTGGGCCGTCACCGTCAAGCGCGTGCCGGGCGGACTCGTCTCCCCCGTGCTGTGTGACGGCCTGCGCGTCGGCGATCACCTCCTCGTGTCACCGCCGTTCGGCAGCGTCGTCGTCGATCGGGGCAGCGAACCGTTGCTGCTCGTCTCGGCGGGCGTGGGCGTGACGATGACGATCGCGGCGCTGCGCGACATACAGTCCCGGGGCGACGGTCGGAGCGTCGACGTCGTCCACGTCGACCGCACCCCCTACGAACAACCGCACCGGACCGAGCTCGCCATCCTGGTCGACTCGTTGCCGGACGCCCGGCTGCACGTGCGCTACACCGAGTACGACGAGATCCGCGGCGACGGACGAACTCCCCTGTCCGGTCTGACGATTCCGGGCGATGCCCGCACCTACGTGTGCGGTCCGATCCCGTTCATGCGTGCCATCCGCTCCGATCTCGTCGCGTCGGGCGTGCCCCCCGGGTCGATCCACTTCGAGGCGTTCGCGCCGGGCTCGTGGTTCGGTCTCGAGGCCCCACCGATCTCCGTCGATTAA
- the ramB gene encoding acetate metabolism transcriptional regulator RamB: MAKTYVGARLRQLRTERGLSQAALAKTLEISASYLNQIEHDVRPLTVPVLLRISEVFGVDATFFSSQDDTRLIAEMREVALDREMGIEADAQEIAEMVAAHPTLARAMVNLHRRFRNTTAQLAVATEERYSDGSGSGAITMPHEEVRDYFYQRQNYLHDLDTAAEELANRIRFHRGDVGGEIARRMTTVHDVQIVKRIDLGENILHRYDPETRVLEVAPQLSGGQQVFKLAIELAYLECGELIDRLVAEGSFTSDASRALARLGLANYWAAALILPYTQFHEIAEDFRYDVERLSAFYGVSYETIAHRLSTLQRPKLRGVPFSFVRVDRAGNMSKRQSATGFHFSTSGGTCPLWNVYETFAYPGKIMTQIAQMPDGRRYLWVARTVERRAARYGQPSKTFAIGLGCELRHAHRLVYADGLDLDESNPGTPIGSGCRVCERMNCPQRAFPPLGKEIDINEHRSSVSPYLVR; the protein is encoded by the coding sequence ATGGCCAAGACCTATGTAGGCGCCCGGCTGCGGCAGCTACGCACCGAGCGAGGACTCAGCCAGGCTGCGCTCGCCAAGACCCTCGAGATCTCGGCGAGCTATCTCAACCAGATCGAGCACGACGTCAGGCCCCTGACCGTGCCCGTCCTGCTCCGGATCAGCGAGGTCTTCGGGGTCGACGCCACCTTCTTCTCCTCGCAGGACGACACCCGTCTGATCGCGGAGATGCGGGAGGTCGCGCTCGACCGGGAGATGGGCATCGAGGCCGACGCCCAGGAGATCGCCGAGATGGTCGCAGCCCACCCCACTCTGGCGCGCGCGATGGTCAATCTCCACCGGCGCTTCCGCAACACCACCGCGCAGCTCGCCGTCGCGACCGAGGAGAGATACAGCGACGGCAGCGGCAGCGGTGCGATCACCATGCCCCACGAAGAGGTCCGCGACTACTTCTACCAGCGGCAGAACTACCTGCACGATCTCGACACCGCGGCCGAGGAACTCGCCAACCGCATCCGGTTCCACCGCGGCGACGTCGGGGGCGAGATCGCCCGCCGCATGACCACGGTCCACGATGTGCAGATCGTCAAGCGCATCGACCTCGGCGAGAACATCCTGCACCGTTACGACCCCGAGACCCGTGTCCTGGAGGTCGCGCCGCAGCTGTCCGGCGGGCAGCAGGTCTTCAAGCTGGCCATCGAACTCGCGTACCTGGAGTGCGGAGAGCTCATCGACCGCCTCGTCGCGGAGGGTTCGTTCACGAGCGATGCCTCACGCGCGCTGGCCCGGCTCGGGCTCGCCAACTACTGGGCGGCCGCGCTGATCCTGCCGTACACGCAGTTCCACGAGATCGCCGAGGACTTCCGCTACGACGTCGAACGCCTGTCGGCCTTCTACGGCGTCAGCTACGAGACGATCGCGCACCGACTGTCGACACTCCAACGTCCGAAGCTGCGGGGCGTCCCGTTCTCGTTCGTGCGCGTCGACCGCGCGGGCAACATGTCGAAGCGCCAGTCCGCCACCGGTTTCCACTTTTCCACCAGCGGTGGCACGTGCCCGTTGTGGAACGTCTACGAGACCTTCGCCTATCCCGGCAAGATCATGACGCAGATCGCGCAGATGCCCGACGGTCGTCGCTATCTGTGGGTCGCGCGCACGGTCGAGCGTCGCGCCGCGCGTTACGGCCAGCCGTCGAAGACGTTCGCGATCGGCCTCGGCTGCGAACTGCGGCACGCGCATCGCCTGGTCTACGCCGACGGTCTCGACCTCGACGAGTCCAATCCCGGCACACCGATCGGCTCGGGTTGCCGCGTGTGCGAGCGGATGAACTGCCCGCAGCGAGCCTTCCCTCCCCTGGGCAAGGAGATCGACATCAACGAGCACCGTTCGTCGGTCTCGCCGTATCTGGTGCGCTGA
- the urtC gene encoding urea ABC transporter permease subunit UrtC — MSSTFSVRSFTKPGPVRTASGFAIAAIILFGLAPAVLSDFRLGLLGKFLCFAIVAVGIGLAWGRGGMLTLGQGVFFGLGAYIMAMHLKISDAELRGDTVPDFMQIAGIRELPAYWVPFASPAVTLLAILIVPALIAALLGFGVFARRVKGAYFAILSQALAAAFAILLVGQQSTGGSNGLNRFRTFFGYDLSDPVNKRMLFFIVAAILLLVVAATRQLMQSRYGELLVAVRDQEERVRFLGYDPALIKVAAYTVAAFFAGIAGAMFVPIVGIISPADVGIVPSIAFLIGVAIGGRTTLLGPVLGAVGVAWAQTTLSENFPSAWTYAQGLLFIVVVGFFPAGLAGVITLLRRRRRTTPTEPTPPAEPETADLPEMEPVR; from the coding sequence ATGTCGTCGACATTCTCGGTCCGCAGCTTCACGAAACCCGGGCCCGTCCGCACAGCAAGCGGATTCGCGATCGCCGCGATCATCCTGTTCGGTCTCGCACCCGCCGTCCTCTCCGATTTCCGTCTCGGCCTGCTCGGCAAGTTCCTGTGCTTCGCGATCGTCGCCGTCGGCATCGGTCTGGCCTGGGGTCGCGGTGGCATGCTCACCCTCGGCCAGGGTGTCTTCTTCGGCCTCGGCGCCTACATCATGGCGATGCACCTGAAGATCTCAGACGCCGAACTCCGCGGCGACACGGTCCCCGACTTCATGCAGATCGCGGGCATCCGCGAACTCCCCGCCTACTGGGTGCCGTTCGCCTCCCCCGCCGTCACACTGCTGGCGATCCTGATCGTGCCGGCCCTCATCGCCGCCCTGCTCGGCTTCGGTGTGTTCGCCCGCCGCGTCAAGGGTGCCTACTTCGCCATCCTCTCCCAGGCACTGGCCGCCGCGTTCGCGATCCTGCTCGTCGGCCAGCAGTCCACCGGAGGGTCCAACGGCCTCAACCGTTTCCGCACCTTCTTCGGCTACGACCTGTCCGATCCGGTCAACAAGCGGATGCTGTTCTTCATCGTCGCCGCGATCCTGCTGCTCGTCGTCGCCGCGACCCGCCAGCTCATGCAGTCCCGCTACGGCGAACTGCTCGTCGCCGTGCGCGACCAGGAGGAGCGGGTCCGCTTCCTGGGCTACGACCCCGCCCTGATCAAGGTGGCCGCCTACACCGTCGCCGCCTTCTTCGCCGGCATCGCCGGTGCGATGTTCGTGCCCATCGTCGGCATCATCTCCCCCGCCGACGTCGGCATCGTCCCGTCCATCGCATTCCTCATCGGTGTCGCCATCGGCGGACGCACCACCCTGCTCGGCCCGGTCCTCGGCGCGGTGGGCGTGGCGTGGGCACAGACCACCCTGTCGGAGAACTTCCCCTCCGCCTGGACCTACGCGCAGGGCCTGCTGTTCATCGTCGTCGTCGGCTTCTTCCCCGCCGGCCTCGCCGGGGTGATCACCCTGCTCCGCCGGCGCCGCCGCACCACCCCGACGGAACCCACACCGCCGGCCGAACCCGAGACCGCCGACCTTCCCGAGATGGAGCCCGTGCGATGA
- the urtA gene encoding urea ABC transporter substrate-binding protein → MSVVRSRLATRAIAAPAALVAVGLVLSACGSRAGDEGSTAASGAASCVDTSGDTIKVGSLNSLSGTMAISEVTVRDSIALAVEEINADGGVLGKQIEIVSEDGASEPTVFAEKAEKLIGSDCVAAVFGGWTSSSRKAMLPVFEDRNALLYYPVQYEGLESSSNIFYTGATTNQQIVPALDYLKEQGVTSLYLVGSDYVFPQTANRIIKAYAEANDIEIKGEDYTPLGSTDFSTIVNKVRTADADAVFNTLNGDSNVAFFREYTNAGLNAKDMPVVSVSIAEEEVGGIGAQNIEGQLTAWNYYQTVDSPENTSFVEAYKAMYGANKPTSDPMEAAYTSVYLWKNTVEKAESFEVDDVIEAADGVTFDAPEGTVTIDGDNHHITKTARIGEIRGDGLIYTVWESDGAIEPDPYLESYDWASSLSGN, encoded by the coding sequence ATGTCTGTTGTCAGGTCCAGGCTCGCCACCCGCGCCATCGCGGCCCCCGCAGCACTCGTCGCAGTCGGACTCGTGTTGTCCGCCTGCGGAAGCCGCGCGGGTGACGAGGGCAGCACGGCCGCCTCCGGTGCTGCGTCGTGCGTCGACACCTCGGGCGACACCATCAAGGTCGGCTCGCTCAACTCCCTGTCGGGCACGATGGCGATCTCCGAGGTCACCGTCCGCGACTCGATCGCGCTGGCCGTCGAGGAGATCAACGCCGACGGCGGTGTCCTCGGCAAGCAGATCGAGATCGTCTCCGAGGACGGCGCCTCCGAACCGACGGTGTTCGCGGAGAAGGCCGAGAAGCTCATCGGATCCGACTGCGTCGCAGCGGTATTCGGTGGTTGGACGTCGTCGAGCCGCAAGGCGATGCTGCCGGTCTTCGAGGACCGCAACGCGCTGCTGTACTACCCCGTCCAGTACGAGGGTCTCGAGTCGTCGTCGAACATCTTCTACACCGGCGCGACCACCAATCAGCAGATCGTGCCGGCCCTGGACTACCTGAAGGAACAGGGCGTGACGTCGCTCTACCTCGTCGGTAGCGACTACGTCTTCCCGCAGACCGCCAACCGCATCATCAAGGCGTATGCAGAGGCCAACGACATCGAGATCAAGGGCGAGGACTATACCCCGCTCGGCTCCACCGACTTCTCCACCATCGTCAACAAGGTGCGCACCGCCGACGCCGACGCGGTGTTCAACACCCTCAACGGCGACTCCAACGTCGCATTCTTCCGCGAGTACACCAACGCCGGCCTCAACGCTAAGGACATGCCGGTCGTGTCGGTGTCCATCGCCGAGGAGGAGGTGGGCGGCATCGGTGCGCAGAACATCGAGGGCCAGCTCACCGCGTGGAACTACTACCAGACCGTCGACTCCCCCGAGAACACCTCCTTCGTCGAGGCGTACAAGGCGATGTACGGCGCCAACAAGCCGACCTCCGATCCCATGGAGGCCGCCTACACCTCGGTCTACCTGTGGAAGAACACGGTCGAGAAGGCCGAGTCCTTCGAGGTCGACGACGTCATCGAAGCCGCCGACGGCGTGACCTTCGATGCCCCCGAGGGCACCGTCACGATCGATGGCGACAACCACCACATCACCAAGACCGCCCGCATCGGTGAGATCCGCGGCGACGGCCTGATCTACACCGTCTGGGAGTCCGACGGCGCCATCGAGCCCGACCCGTACCTCGAGTCCTACGACTGGGCGTCGAGCCTGTCCGGTAACTGA
- a CDS encoding 3-hydroxybutyryl-CoA dehydrogenase encodes MTSEKIQRVGVIGAGIMGAGIAEVCARAHVDVLVFEQTRELAAAGRARILRSLDRGVSSGKITEREREQAAWRLRFTSDLGDFADRQLVVEAVVEDEKVKSEIFAELDKIVTDPNAVLASNTSSIPIMKLGIATGAPERVIGMHFFNPVPVLPLVELVTTLKTSPTVTKRAEAFAADVLGKQVVRSSDRAGFIANALLVPYLLSAIRMVESGFATKEDIDKTMVLGCAHPMGPLALTDLVGLDTVKSIADSMYEEFKEPLYSAPPLLQRMVEAGLVGKKSGAGFYEYADNGRTVKKAG; translated from the coding sequence GTGACCAGCGAAAAGATTCAGCGCGTCGGCGTGATCGGCGCCGGCATCATGGGCGCAGGTATCGCCGAGGTGTGCGCACGCGCTCATGTCGACGTACTGGTGTTCGAGCAGACCCGTGAACTCGCGGCTGCCGGACGTGCCCGCATCCTCCGGTCGCTGGACCGGGGCGTGAGCAGCGGAAAGATCACCGAACGGGAGCGTGAGCAGGCCGCATGGCGTCTGCGCTTCACCTCCGATCTCGGTGACTTCGCCGATCGGCAGCTCGTGGTGGAGGCCGTCGTCGAGGACGAGAAGGTCAAGAGCGAGATCTTCGCGGAGCTCGACAAGATCGTCACCGATCCCAACGCGGTGCTCGCTTCGAACACCTCGTCGATCCCGATCATGAAGCTCGGTATCGCGACCGGTGCGCCCGAGCGTGTCATCGGCATGCACTTCTTCAACCCTGTGCCGGTGCTCCCGCTCGTCGAGCTCGTCACCACCCTGAAGACCAGCCCCACCGTCACCAAGCGCGCCGAGGCGTTCGCCGCCGACGTACTGGGCAAGCAGGTCGTGCGGTCCTCCGACCGTGCAGGTTTCATCGCCAACGCACTGCTGGTGCCGTACCTGCTCTCGGCGATCCGGATGGTCGAGTCCGGCTTCGCCACCAAGGAGGACATCGACAAGACGATGGTCCTGGGTTGCGCCCACCCGATGGGTCCGCTCGCCCTGACCGACCTCGTCGGTCTGGACACCGTCAAGTCGATCGCCGACTCCATGTACGAGGAGTTCAAGGAGCCCCTGTACTCGGCCCCGCCGCTGCTGCAGCGCATGGTCGAGGCGGGACTCGTCGGCAAGAAGTCGGGCGCCGGCTTCTACGAGTACGCCGACAACGGTCGCACGGTCAAGAAGGCCGGCTAG
- the aceA gene encoding isocitrate lyase → MSTTGTPRTAEEIQKDWDTNPRWKGITRNYTAEQVAKLQGNVVEEATLARRGSEILWDLVNNEDYINSLGALTGNQAVQQVRAGLKAIYLSGWQVAGDANLSGHTYPDQSLYPANSVPQVVRRINNALLRADEIAKVEGDTSVDNWLAPIVADGEAGFGGALNVYELQKAMIAAGVAGSHWEDQLASEKKCGHLGGKVLIPTQQHIRTLTSARLAADVADVPTVVIARTDAEAATLITSDVDERDRPFITGERTAEGFYHVKNGIEPCIARAKAYAPYSDLIWMETGVPDLEVAKKFAEGVRSEFPDQLLAYNCSPSFNWKAHLDDATIAKFQKELGAMGFKFQFITLAGFHSLNYGMFDLAHGYAREGMTAFVDLQEREFKAAKERGFTAIKHQREVGAGYFDTIATTVDPNTSTAALKGSTEEGQFH, encoded by the coding sequence ATGTCGACCACCGGCACCCCGAGGACTGCAGAAGAGATCCAGAAGGATTGGGACACCAATCCGCGCTGGAAGGGGATCACCCGCAACTACACCGCCGAGCAGGTCGCCAAGCTGCAGGGCAACGTCGTCGAGGAAGCCACCCTCGCTCGCCGCGGTTCCGAGATCCTGTGGGACCTCGTCAACAACGAGGACTACATCAACTCGCTCGGCGCCCTCACCGGTAACCAGGCGGTCCAGCAGGTCCGCGCCGGCCTGAAGGCCATCTACCTCTCCGGTTGGCAGGTCGCCGGCGACGCCAACCTGTCCGGCCACACCTACCCGGACCAGTCGCTGTACCCGGCGAACTCGGTTCCGCAGGTCGTCCGCCGTATCAACAACGCGCTGCTGCGCGCCGACGAGATCGCCAAGGTCGAGGGCGACACCTCCGTCGACAACTGGCTCGCTCCGATCGTCGCCGACGGTGAGGCCGGCTTCGGTGGCGCCCTCAACGTCTACGAGCTGCAGAAGGCCATGATCGCGGCCGGCGTCGCCGGTTCGCACTGGGAGGACCAGCTCGCGTCGGAGAAGAAGTGCGGTCACCTCGGTGGCAAGGTGCTCATCCCCACGCAGCAGCACATCCGCACCCTGACCTCGGCTCGCCTCGCGGCCGACGTCGCGGACGTCCCGACCGTGGTCATCGCCCGCACCGACGCCGAGGCCGCGACCCTCATCACCTCCGATGTCGACGAGCGCGACCGCCCGTTCATCACCGGTGAGCGCACCGCCGAGGGCTTCTACCACGTCAAGAACGGCATCGAGCCCTGCATCGCCCGTGCGAAGGCCTACGCTCCGTACTCCGACCTCATCTGGATGGAGACCGGTGTTCCGGACCTCGAGGTCGCCAAGAAGTTCGCCGAGGGCGTCCGCAGCGAGTTCCCGGACCAGCTGCTGGCCTACAACTGCTCGCCGTCCTTCAACTGGAAGGCTCACCTGGACGACGCGACCATCGCGAAGTTCCAGAAGGAGCTCGGCGCGATGGGCTTCAAGTTCCAGTTCATCACCCTCGCCGGCTTCCACTCGCTCAACTACGGCATGTTCGACCTGGCGCACGGCTACGCCCGCGAGGGCATGACGGCCTTCGTCGACCTGCAGGAGCGCGAGTTCAAGGCGGCCAAGGAGCGCGGCTTCACCGCCATCAAGCACCAGCGTGAGGTCGGTGCCGGCTACTTCGACACCATCGCCACCACCGTCGATCCCAACACCTCCACGGCTGCCCTGAAGGGCTCCACCGAGGAAGGCCAGTTCCACTAG